From Vigna unguiculata cultivar IT97K-499-35 chromosome 5, ASM411807v1, whole genome shotgun sequence, the proteins below share one genomic window:
- the LOC114185025 gene encoding DExH-box ATP-dependent RNA helicase DExH9 isoform X1 encodes MQIEGIVTQQPTMGSLKRKSPEEPSTSSSRPLHDCVHHVSYPPGYTHPSSPPTQTHAEPAKKFPFTLDPFQSQAITCLENGESVMVSAHTSAGKTVVASYAIAMSLRDGQRVIYTSPIKALSNQKYREFKEEFSDVGLMTGDVTIDPNASCLVMTTEIWRSMQYRGSEITREVAWIVFDEVHYMRDRERGVVWEESIVLSPKNSRFVFLSATVPNAKEFADWVAKVHKQPCHVVYTDYRPTPLQHYIFPSGGDGLYLVVDDKGKFREDSFQKSLNALVPTTEGDKRKGNGKRQKGLVLGRAGEESDIFKMVKMIIQRQYDPVILFSFSKRECELLAMQMAKMDLNGDNEKDNIEQIFNSAMDMLSDDDKKLPQVSNMLPLLKRGIGVHHSGLLPILKEVIEILFQEGLIKCLFATETFSIGLNMPAKTVVFTNVQKFDGDKFRWISSGEYIQMSGRAGRRGIDERGICILMVDEKMEPSTAKNMVKGAADSLNSAFHLSYNTILNQMRCEDGDPEKLIRNSFFQFQADRAIPDLEKQIKLLEKERESIVIEEENSLKDYFNLLEQHRNLNKEVRDIVLSPRHCLPFLQPGRLVSLDFTSSDEDLTPVFIEDQLTWGLVINFERVKSASDVIIKISDDASVKPEDASYNVDVLTRCVVKKDKIGKKSIKIVPLKEAGEPLVVSVPISQINSISSLRLFIPKDLLPLEARENTLKKVLETLSRFGDKGLPLLDPEEDMKIQSSSYKKASRRIEALESLFEKHEIAKSPLLKQKLKVLQRKHELTAKIKSIKKTLRSSTVLAFKDELKARKRVLRRLGYVTSDNVVELKGKVACEISSADELTLTELMFNGVFKDIKVEEMVSLLSCFVWQEKIQDAAKPREELDLLFMQLQDTARRVAQLQLECKVEIDVESFVKSFRPDIMEAVYSWAKGSKFYEIMEITQVFEGSLIRAIRRLEEVLQQLIAAANSIGETQLEAKFEEAVSMIKRDIVFAASLYL; translated from the exons ATGCAGATTGAAGGCATAGTAACTCAGCAACCAACGATGGGGTCACTGAAGAGAAAGTCGCCGGAAGAGCCTTCAACTTCATCTTCGCGGCCACTGCACGATTGTGTGCACCACGTCTCATATCCACCCGGTTACACCCACCCTTCTTCGCCGCCCACTCAAACGCACGCAGAACCCGCCAAGAAGTTCCCGTTCACTCTCGATCCCTTTCAGTCCCAAGCCATCACTTGCCTTGAAAACGGCGAGTCCGTCATG GTGTCTGCACATACCTCTGCTGGCAAAACCGTGGTGGCGTCGTATGCTATTGCTATGTCCCTCAGAGATGGGCAGCGCGTCATCTACACTTCCCCTATCAAGGCTCTCAGCAACCAGAAGTACAGAGAATTCAAAGAAGAATTTTCTGACGTTGGCTTGATGACCGGAGACGTCACCATTGATCCCAATGCTTCTTGTTTG GTCATGACTACGGAAATCTGGCGTAGCATGCAGTACAGAGGGTCTGAGATCACTAGGGAGGTGGCTTGGATTGTTTTTGATGAGGTGCATTACATGCGTGATCGTGAGAGAGGCGTGGTTTGGGAAGAGAGTATTGTTTTGTCGCCCAAGAATTCGCGTTTTGTGTTCCTGTCTGCCACTGTCCCCAACGCCAAGGAATTTGCTGATTGGGTGGCAAAG GTGCATAAACAACCTTGTCATGTTGTCTATACTGATTACCGACCAACACCCCTTCAACATTACATTTTTCCTTCTGGGGGTGATGGTCTATATCTGGTTGTGGATGATAAGGGTAAGTTTCGCGAAGACAGCTTTCAGAAATCTTTGAATGCTCTTGTTCCTACCACTGAGGGTGATAAGAGAAAAGGGAACGGCAAGCGGCAAAAGGGTTTGGTGCTGGGTAGAGCTGGTGAAGAAAGTGACATATTCAAGATGGTGAAAATGATCATTCAGCGTCAATATGATCCTGTGATACTGTTCAGCTTTAGCAAAAGGGAGTGTGAGCTTCTTGCAATGCAG ATGGCAAAAATGGATCTTAATGGGGATAATGAAAAGGACAACAtagaacaaatatttaatagtgCTATGGACATGCTTTCAGATGATGATAAGAAACTACCCCAG gTTTCAAACATGCTGCCTTTGCTGAAACGTGGAATAGGAGTACATCACTCTGGTTTACTCCCAATTTTGAAGGAAGTGATTGAGATCTTATTTCAAGAAGGGCTAATCAAG tgTTTGTTTGCCACGGAGACATTCAGCATTGGTTTGAACATGCCTGCAAAAACTGTTGTTTTCACAAATGTCCAGAAATTTGATGGTGACAAGTTTAGATGGATATCCAGTGGAGAGTATATTCAAATGAGTGGTCGTGCTGGTCGAAGAGGCATTGATGAACGTGGGATATGTATCCTCATGGTTGATGAAAAGATGGAGCCTTCTACTGCTAAAAACATGGTTAAAGGGGCAGCTGATAGTTTAAATAG TGCCTTTCATTTAAGCTACAAcacaattttaaatcaaatgcGGTGTGAAGATGGTGATCCTGAAAAGTTGATTCGTAATTCTTTTTTTCAGTTCCAAGCTGATCGTGCCATTCCTGATCTTGAG AAACAAATAAAGTTGCTTGAAAAAGAGAGGGAATCAATTGTTATTGAAGAAGAAAACAGTCTAAAGGATTATTTCAATCTACTGGAGCAGCATAGAAATTTAAATAAGGAGGTCCGTGACATTGTGCTATCTCCAAGGCACTGTTTACCTTTTCTACAGCCTGGGAGGCTTGTTTCTCTTGATTTCACTTCAAGTGATGAAGATCTAACCCCCGTTTTTATTGAGGACCAGTTGACTTGGGGGTTGGTCATTAATTTTGAAAGGGTTAAGAGTGCTTCTGATG taataataaaaatttcagaTGATGCAAGCGTGAAACCTGAGGACGCATCTTACAATGTTGATGTTCTCACAAGATGTGTTGTGAAGAaagataaaattggaaaaaaatctATTAAGATTGTTCCTCTTAAAGAAGCTGGAGAACCTCTAGTCGTTTCAGTTCCTATCTCTCAg ATCAATTCGATAAGTAGTCTGCGTTTATTTATACCGAAAGATCTTTTGCCATTGGAAGCACGAGAAAACACACTGAAGAAAGTGTTGGAAACTCTTTCTAGATTTGGTGATAAAGGACTGCCCCTTCTAGATCCTGAAGAAGACATGAAG attcaAAGCAGCTCATATAAAAAAGCATCTCGTAGGATAGAAGCTTTGGAGAGCCTATTTGAAAAGCATGAAATTGCGAAGTCACCACTTTTAAAACAGAAATTGAAAGTTTTACAGAGAAAGCACGAACTTACTGCAAAGATAAAGTCCATTAAGAAAACATTAAGATCTTCTACTGTTTTAGCTTTCAAGGATGAACTTAAAGCAAGAAAGAGAGTTCTTCGGAGGCTCGG ATATGTTACAAGTGACAATGTGGTCGAGTTAAAAGGGAAGGTTGCTTGTGAAATTAGTAGTGCAGATGAATTGACTCTAACAGAACTAATGTTCAATGGTGTATTTAAGGACATAAAGGTGGAAGAGATGGTTTCTCTCCTCTCTTGTTTTGTCTGGCAGGAAAAAATTCAGGATGCTGCCAAACCTCGGGAAGAACTTGATCTGCTTTTTATGCAATTACAAGACACGGCACGGAGAGTTGCCCAACTTCAGCTGGAGTGCAAG GTGGAAATTGACGTGGAGAGTTTTGTGAAGTCGTTTAGGCCTGACATTATGGAGGCTGTTTATAGTTGGGCGAAAGGTTCAAAGTTTTATGAGATAATGGAAATCACTCAAGTCTTTGAAGGTAGTTTGATTAGAGCAATTAGACGACTTGAGGAAGTCCTTCAGCAATTAATAGCAGCAGCTAACTCAATTGGGGAAACTCAACTTGAGGCAAAGTTTGAAGAGGCTGTGTCCATGATCAAGAGGGACATTGTCTTTGCAGCATCCCTGTATTTGTAG
- the LOC114183555 gene encoding transcription initiation factor TFIID subunit 10-like translates to MNQNPQSSDGRGDDDTALSDFLASLMDYTPTIPDELVEHYLAKSGFQCPDVRLTRLVAVATQKFVAEVAGDALQHCKARQATIPKDKRDKQQKDKRLVLTMEDLSKALREYGVNLRHQEYFADSPSTGMDPATREE, encoded by the exons atgaatCAGAACCCGCAATCGAGTGATGGAAGAGGCGACGATGACACTGCTCTCTCTGATTTCCTTGCTTCCTTAATGGATTACACTCCCACT ATACCTGATGAATTGGTGGAGCATTACTTGGCCAAGAGCGGGTTTCAGTGTCCTGACGTTCGATT GACTAGATTGGTAGCTGTTGCCACTCAAAAGTTTGTTGCTGAAGTTGCAGGAGATGCACTTCA GCACTGCAAAGCAAGACAAGCAACAATTCCAAAAGACAAAAGGGACAAGCAGCAAAAG GATAAACGTTTAGTTTTGACAATGGAAGACCTATCGAAAGCATTGCGTGAG TATGGCGTGAATCTAAGGCATCAAGAATATTTTGCCGACAGCCCTTCTACTGGAATGGATCCTGCTACGCGAGAAGAATGA
- the LOC114185025 gene encoding DExH-box ATP-dependent RNA helicase DExH9 isoform X2: MQIEGIVTQQPTMGSLKRKSPEEPSTSSSRPLHDCVHHVSYPPGYTHPSSPPTQTHAEPAKKFPFTLDPFQSQAITCLENGESVMVSAHTSAGKTVVASYAIAMSLRDGQRVIYTSPIKALSNQKYREFKEEFSDVGLMTGDVTIDPNASCLVMTTEIWRSMQYRGSEITREVAWIVFDEVHYMRDRERGVVWEESIVLSPKNSRFVFLSATVPNAKEFADWVAKVHKQPCHVVYTDYRPTPLQHYIFPSGGDGLYLVVDDKGKFREDSFQKSLNALVPTTEGDKRKGNGKRQKGLVLGRAGEESDIFKMVKMIIQRQYDPVILFSFSKRECELLAMQMAKMDLNGDNEKDNIEQIFNSAMDMLSDDDKKLPQVSNMLPLLKRGIGVHHSGLLPILKEVIEILFQEGLIKCLFATETFSIGLNMPAKTVVFTNVQKFDGDKFRWISSGEYIQMSGRAGRRGIDERGICILMVDEKMEPSTAKNMVKGAADSLNSAFHLSYNTILNQMRCEDGDPEKLIRNSFFQFQADRAIPDLEKQIKLLEKERESIVIEEENSLKDYFNLLEQHRNLNKEVRDIVLSPRHCLPFLQPGRLVSLDFTSSDEDLTPVFIEDQLTWGLVINFERVKSASDDDASVKPEDASYNVDVLTRCVVKKDKIGKKSIKIVPLKEAGEPLVVSVPISQINSISSLRLFIPKDLLPLEARENTLKKVLETLSRFGDKGLPLLDPEEDMKIQSSSYKKASRRIEALESLFEKHEIAKSPLLKQKLKVLQRKHELTAKIKSIKKTLRSSTVLAFKDELKARKRVLRRLGYVTSDNVVELKGKVACEISSADELTLTELMFNGVFKDIKVEEMVSLLSCFVWQEKIQDAAKPREELDLLFMQLQDTARRVAQLQLECKVEIDVESFVKSFRPDIMEAVYSWAKGSKFYEIMEITQVFEGSLIRAIRRLEEVLQQLIAAANSIGETQLEAKFEEAVSMIKRDIVFAASLYL, from the exons ATGCAGATTGAAGGCATAGTAACTCAGCAACCAACGATGGGGTCACTGAAGAGAAAGTCGCCGGAAGAGCCTTCAACTTCATCTTCGCGGCCACTGCACGATTGTGTGCACCACGTCTCATATCCACCCGGTTACACCCACCCTTCTTCGCCGCCCACTCAAACGCACGCAGAACCCGCCAAGAAGTTCCCGTTCACTCTCGATCCCTTTCAGTCCCAAGCCATCACTTGCCTTGAAAACGGCGAGTCCGTCATG GTGTCTGCACATACCTCTGCTGGCAAAACCGTGGTGGCGTCGTATGCTATTGCTATGTCCCTCAGAGATGGGCAGCGCGTCATCTACACTTCCCCTATCAAGGCTCTCAGCAACCAGAAGTACAGAGAATTCAAAGAAGAATTTTCTGACGTTGGCTTGATGACCGGAGACGTCACCATTGATCCCAATGCTTCTTGTTTG GTCATGACTACGGAAATCTGGCGTAGCATGCAGTACAGAGGGTCTGAGATCACTAGGGAGGTGGCTTGGATTGTTTTTGATGAGGTGCATTACATGCGTGATCGTGAGAGAGGCGTGGTTTGGGAAGAGAGTATTGTTTTGTCGCCCAAGAATTCGCGTTTTGTGTTCCTGTCTGCCACTGTCCCCAACGCCAAGGAATTTGCTGATTGGGTGGCAAAG GTGCATAAACAACCTTGTCATGTTGTCTATACTGATTACCGACCAACACCCCTTCAACATTACATTTTTCCTTCTGGGGGTGATGGTCTATATCTGGTTGTGGATGATAAGGGTAAGTTTCGCGAAGACAGCTTTCAGAAATCTTTGAATGCTCTTGTTCCTACCACTGAGGGTGATAAGAGAAAAGGGAACGGCAAGCGGCAAAAGGGTTTGGTGCTGGGTAGAGCTGGTGAAGAAAGTGACATATTCAAGATGGTGAAAATGATCATTCAGCGTCAATATGATCCTGTGATACTGTTCAGCTTTAGCAAAAGGGAGTGTGAGCTTCTTGCAATGCAG ATGGCAAAAATGGATCTTAATGGGGATAATGAAAAGGACAACAtagaacaaatatttaatagtgCTATGGACATGCTTTCAGATGATGATAAGAAACTACCCCAG gTTTCAAACATGCTGCCTTTGCTGAAACGTGGAATAGGAGTACATCACTCTGGTTTACTCCCAATTTTGAAGGAAGTGATTGAGATCTTATTTCAAGAAGGGCTAATCAAG tgTTTGTTTGCCACGGAGACATTCAGCATTGGTTTGAACATGCCTGCAAAAACTGTTGTTTTCACAAATGTCCAGAAATTTGATGGTGACAAGTTTAGATGGATATCCAGTGGAGAGTATATTCAAATGAGTGGTCGTGCTGGTCGAAGAGGCATTGATGAACGTGGGATATGTATCCTCATGGTTGATGAAAAGATGGAGCCTTCTACTGCTAAAAACATGGTTAAAGGGGCAGCTGATAGTTTAAATAG TGCCTTTCATTTAAGCTACAAcacaattttaaatcaaatgcGGTGTGAAGATGGTGATCCTGAAAAGTTGATTCGTAATTCTTTTTTTCAGTTCCAAGCTGATCGTGCCATTCCTGATCTTGAG AAACAAATAAAGTTGCTTGAAAAAGAGAGGGAATCAATTGTTATTGAAGAAGAAAACAGTCTAAAGGATTATTTCAATCTACTGGAGCAGCATAGAAATTTAAATAAGGAGGTCCGTGACATTGTGCTATCTCCAAGGCACTGTTTACCTTTTCTACAGCCTGGGAGGCTTGTTTCTCTTGATTTCACTTCAAGTGATGAAGATCTAACCCCCGTTTTTATTGAGGACCAGTTGACTTGGGGGTTGGTCATTAATTTTGAAAGGGTTAAGAGTGCTTCTGATG aTGATGCAAGCGTGAAACCTGAGGACGCATCTTACAATGTTGATGTTCTCACAAGATGTGTTGTGAAGAaagataaaattggaaaaaaatctATTAAGATTGTTCCTCTTAAAGAAGCTGGAGAACCTCTAGTCGTTTCAGTTCCTATCTCTCAg ATCAATTCGATAAGTAGTCTGCGTTTATTTATACCGAAAGATCTTTTGCCATTGGAAGCACGAGAAAACACACTGAAGAAAGTGTTGGAAACTCTTTCTAGATTTGGTGATAAAGGACTGCCCCTTCTAGATCCTGAAGAAGACATGAAG attcaAAGCAGCTCATATAAAAAAGCATCTCGTAGGATAGAAGCTTTGGAGAGCCTATTTGAAAAGCATGAAATTGCGAAGTCACCACTTTTAAAACAGAAATTGAAAGTTTTACAGAGAAAGCACGAACTTACTGCAAAGATAAAGTCCATTAAGAAAACATTAAGATCTTCTACTGTTTTAGCTTTCAAGGATGAACTTAAAGCAAGAAAGAGAGTTCTTCGGAGGCTCGG ATATGTTACAAGTGACAATGTGGTCGAGTTAAAAGGGAAGGTTGCTTGTGAAATTAGTAGTGCAGATGAATTGACTCTAACAGAACTAATGTTCAATGGTGTATTTAAGGACATAAAGGTGGAAGAGATGGTTTCTCTCCTCTCTTGTTTTGTCTGGCAGGAAAAAATTCAGGATGCTGCCAAACCTCGGGAAGAACTTGATCTGCTTTTTATGCAATTACAAGACACGGCACGGAGAGTTGCCCAACTTCAGCTGGAGTGCAAG GTGGAAATTGACGTGGAGAGTTTTGTGAAGTCGTTTAGGCCTGACATTATGGAGGCTGTTTATAGTTGGGCGAAAGGTTCAAAGTTTTATGAGATAATGGAAATCACTCAAGTCTTTGAAGGTAGTTTGATTAGAGCAATTAGACGACTTGAGGAAGTCCTTCAGCAATTAATAGCAGCAGCTAACTCAATTGGGGAAACTCAACTTGAGGCAAAGTTTGAAGAGGCTGTGTCCATGATCAAGAGGGACATTGTCTTTGCAGCATCCCTGTATTTGTAG
- the LOC114184918 gene encoding casein kinase 1-like protein HD16: MPELRSGPRRRRAPVGRRSSEPPSSGGRYVKTRAAVAREAAAAAAERPRTRLAAKQLEEEKPIIVISDHTKKEVEGGAMGDESGGLSANKGVAQEDDANPAPFPDRVQVGGSPVYKVERKLGKGGFGQVFVGRRVTGGNDRTAGPGATEVALKFEHRNSKGCNYGPPYEWQVYNTLGGSHGIPRVHYKGRQGEYYVMVMDMLGPSLWDVWNSSSQAMSAEMVSCIAVESLSILEKMHSRGYVHGDVKPENFLLGQPSTPQEKKLYLVDLGLATKWRDTSSGLHVEYDQRPDMFRGTVRYASVHAHLGRTASRRDDLESLAYTLIFLHKGRLPWQGYQGDNKSFLVCKKKMGTSPEMLCCFCPVPFRQFLEIVVNMKFDEEPNYSKLISLFDGMLGPNPALRPINTEGAQKVGQKRGRLNIEEEDDSQPKKKVRLGVPATQWISVYNARQPMKQRYHYNVADARLAQHVERGIADGLLISCVASCSNLWALIMDAGTGFSSQVYKLSPFFLHKEWIMEQWEKNYYITSIAGANNGSSLVVMSKGTHYTQQSYKVSDSFPFKWINKKWREGFHVTSMATAGSRWGVVMSRNSGYTDQVIELDFLYPSEGIHRRWDNGYRITATAATWDQSALILSIPRRRPGDETQETLRTSQFPSTHVKEKWSKNLYLACLCYGRTVC; encoded by the exons ATGCCGGAGCTTCGTAGTGGACCGCGACGACGTCGTGCTCCGGTTGGTCGTAGAAGCTCGGAACCACCGTCTTCGGGGGGGAGATACGTGAAGACTCGCGCTGCAGTTGCCAGGgaggcggcggcggcggcggcggagAGGCCAAGAACTCGTTTGGCGGCTAAACAATTAGAAGAGGAGAAGCCGATCATTGTCATATCCGATCATACGAAGAAGGAAGTTGAAGGCGGCGCGATGGGGGATGAGAGTGGTGGCCTGAGTGCAAACAAGGGTGTTGCGCAAGAAGATGATGCTAACCCAGCTCCTTTCCCGGATAGG GTTCAAGTGGGAGGGTCGCCTGTCTACAAAGTGGAGAGAAAACTTGGCAAAGGAGGATTTGGACAGGTTTTTGTTGGCAGGCGAGTTACCGGTGGTAACGACCGTACCGCTGGTCCCGGTGCCACTGAG GTAGCTTTGAAATTTGAGCATAGGAACAGCAAAGGATGTAACTATGGCCCTCCGTATGAGTGGCAAGTGTACAA CACCCTTGGTGGCAGTCATGGAATACCTAGAGTACACTATAAGGGGAGGCAAGGAGAATATTACGTAATG GTTATGGACATGCTTGGTCCCAGCTTGTGGGATGTTTGGAATTCTTCAAGTCAGGC GATGTCTGCAGAAATGGTTTCCTGCATTGCAGTGGAGTCTCTGTCAATCTTGGAGAAGATGCACTCTAGAGG CTATGTGCATGGTGATGTAAAGCCGGAGAACTTTTTACTAGGTCAGCCTTCTACAccacaagaaaagaaactgTATCTTGTGGACCTTGGATTAG CTACAAAGTGGAGAGACACGTCCAGTGGACTGCATGTTGAATATGATCAACGTCCTGATATGTTTAG AGGGACTGTTCGTTATGCCAGTGTTCATGCTCATCTGGGAAGAACTGCTAGTAGAAGGGATGATCTTGAATCTCTTGCCTACACACTCATTTTCCTTCATAAAGGCAGGTTACCTTGGCAAGGTTATCAG gGTGATAATAAATCCTTCCTTGTCTGCAAAAAGAAGATGGGAACATCACCTGAGATGCTATGCTGTTTCTGCCCTGTTCCTTTTAGGCAGTTCCTTGAGATTGTAGTGAACATGAAATTTGACGAAGAACCTAACTATTCTAAGttaatttctttgtttgatGGTATGCTTGGACCAAATCCCGCATTGAGGCCAATTAATACTGAAGGTGCTCAAAAG GTTGGGCAGAAGAGGGGTAGATTGAAtattgaagaagaagatgattcACAGCCCAAAAAGAAGGTCCGTTTGGGGGTTCCTGCAACACAATGGATTTCAGTCTACAATGCAAGACAGCCAATGAAGCAAAG GTACCATTATAATGTAGCGGATGCAAGATTAGCGCAACATGTGGAGAGAGGGATTGCAGATGGGCTTCTCATTAGTTGTGTGGCTTCTTGTTCCAATCTCTGGGCACTTATTATGGATGCTGGAACTGGTTTTTCCAGTCAAGTTTATAAGTTGTCACCATTTTTCTTACATAAG GAATGGATCATGGAGCAGTGGGAAAAAAACTATTACATTACTTCTATTGCAGGAGCTAATAATGGGAGCTCTCTTGTTGTGATGTCAAAAG GCACGCACTATACACAACAATCATACAAAGTAAGTGATTCTTTCCCATTCAAATGGATAAACAAGAAGTGGAGAGAAGGTTTTCATGTGACCTCAATGGCCACTGCTGGAAGTCGCTGGGGTGTTGTTATGTCTCGAAATTCTGGATACACTGATCAG GTTATTGAACTTGATTTTCTCTATCCTAGTGAGGGAATCCACAGAAGATGGGATAATGGTTATAGGATTACAGCAACTGCTGCTACATGGGATCAATCTGCTCTCATACTGAGCATTCCCAGGCGCAGGCCAGGTGATGAAACGCAGGAAACTCTGCGCACATCTCAATTTCCAAGCACACATGTTAAG GAAAAATGGTCAAAAAACCTTTACCTTGCTTGTTTGTGCTATGGGCGCACAGTATGCTGA
- the LOC114185025 gene encoding DExH-box ATP-dependent RNA helicase DExH9 isoform X3 — protein sequence MTTEIWRSMQYRGSEITREVAWIVFDEVHYMRDRERGVVWEESIVLSPKNSRFVFLSATVPNAKEFADWVAKVHKQPCHVVYTDYRPTPLQHYIFPSGGDGLYLVVDDKGKFREDSFQKSLNALVPTTEGDKRKGNGKRQKGLVLGRAGEESDIFKMVKMIIQRQYDPVILFSFSKRECELLAMQMAKMDLNGDNEKDNIEQIFNSAMDMLSDDDKKLPQVSNMLPLLKRGIGVHHSGLLPILKEVIEILFQEGLIKCLFATETFSIGLNMPAKTVVFTNVQKFDGDKFRWISSGEYIQMSGRAGRRGIDERGICILMVDEKMEPSTAKNMVKGAADSLNSAFHLSYNTILNQMRCEDGDPEKLIRNSFFQFQADRAIPDLEKQIKLLEKERESIVIEEENSLKDYFNLLEQHRNLNKEVRDIVLSPRHCLPFLQPGRLVSLDFTSSDEDLTPVFIEDQLTWGLVINFERVKSASDVIIKISDDASVKPEDASYNVDVLTRCVVKKDKIGKKSIKIVPLKEAGEPLVVSVPISQINSISSLRLFIPKDLLPLEARENTLKKVLETLSRFGDKGLPLLDPEEDMKIQSSSYKKASRRIEALESLFEKHEIAKSPLLKQKLKVLQRKHELTAKIKSIKKTLRSSTVLAFKDELKARKRVLRRLGYVTSDNVVELKGKVACEISSADELTLTELMFNGVFKDIKVEEMVSLLSCFVWQEKIQDAAKPREELDLLFMQLQDTARRVAQLQLECKVEIDVESFVKSFRPDIMEAVYSWAKGSKFYEIMEITQVFEGSLIRAIRRLEEVLQQLIAAANSIGETQLEAKFEEAVSMIKRDIVFAASLYL from the exons ATGACTACGGAAATCTGGCGTAGCATGCAGTACAGAGGGTCTGAGATCACTAGGGAGGTGGCTTGGATTGTTTTTGATGAGGTGCATTACATGCGTGATCGTGAGAGAGGCGTGGTTTGGGAAGAGAGTATTGTTTTGTCGCCCAAGAATTCGCGTTTTGTGTTCCTGTCTGCCACTGTCCCCAACGCCAAGGAATTTGCTGATTGGGTGGCAAAG GTGCATAAACAACCTTGTCATGTTGTCTATACTGATTACCGACCAACACCCCTTCAACATTACATTTTTCCTTCTGGGGGTGATGGTCTATATCTGGTTGTGGATGATAAGGGTAAGTTTCGCGAAGACAGCTTTCAGAAATCTTTGAATGCTCTTGTTCCTACCACTGAGGGTGATAAGAGAAAAGGGAACGGCAAGCGGCAAAAGGGTTTGGTGCTGGGTAGAGCTGGTGAAGAAAGTGACATATTCAAGATGGTGAAAATGATCATTCAGCGTCAATATGATCCTGTGATACTGTTCAGCTTTAGCAAAAGGGAGTGTGAGCTTCTTGCAATGCAG ATGGCAAAAATGGATCTTAATGGGGATAATGAAAAGGACAACAtagaacaaatatttaatagtgCTATGGACATGCTTTCAGATGATGATAAGAAACTACCCCAG gTTTCAAACATGCTGCCTTTGCTGAAACGTGGAATAGGAGTACATCACTCTGGTTTACTCCCAATTTTGAAGGAAGTGATTGAGATCTTATTTCAAGAAGGGCTAATCAAG tgTTTGTTTGCCACGGAGACATTCAGCATTGGTTTGAACATGCCTGCAAAAACTGTTGTTTTCACAAATGTCCAGAAATTTGATGGTGACAAGTTTAGATGGATATCCAGTGGAGAGTATATTCAAATGAGTGGTCGTGCTGGTCGAAGAGGCATTGATGAACGTGGGATATGTATCCTCATGGTTGATGAAAAGATGGAGCCTTCTACTGCTAAAAACATGGTTAAAGGGGCAGCTGATAGTTTAAATAG TGCCTTTCATTTAAGCTACAAcacaattttaaatcaaatgcGGTGTGAAGATGGTGATCCTGAAAAGTTGATTCGTAATTCTTTTTTTCAGTTCCAAGCTGATCGTGCCATTCCTGATCTTGAG AAACAAATAAAGTTGCTTGAAAAAGAGAGGGAATCAATTGTTATTGAAGAAGAAAACAGTCTAAAGGATTATTTCAATCTACTGGAGCAGCATAGAAATTTAAATAAGGAGGTCCGTGACATTGTGCTATCTCCAAGGCACTGTTTACCTTTTCTACAGCCTGGGAGGCTTGTTTCTCTTGATTTCACTTCAAGTGATGAAGATCTAACCCCCGTTTTTATTGAGGACCAGTTGACTTGGGGGTTGGTCATTAATTTTGAAAGGGTTAAGAGTGCTTCTGATG taataataaaaatttcagaTGATGCAAGCGTGAAACCTGAGGACGCATCTTACAATGTTGATGTTCTCACAAGATGTGTTGTGAAGAaagataaaattggaaaaaaatctATTAAGATTGTTCCTCTTAAAGAAGCTGGAGAACCTCTAGTCGTTTCAGTTCCTATCTCTCAg ATCAATTCGATAAGTAGTCTGCGTTTATTTATACCGAAAGATCTTTTGCCATTGGAAGCACGAGAAAACACACTGAAGAAAGTGTTGGAAACTCTTTCTAGATTTGGTGATAAAGGACTGCCCCTTCTAGATCCTGAAGAAGACATGAAG attcaAAGCAGCTCATATAAAAAAGCATCTCGTAGGATAGAAGCTTTGGAGAGCCTATTTGAAAAGCATGAAATTGCGAAGTCACCACTTTTAAAACAGAAATTGAAAGTTTTACAGAGAAAGCACGAACTTACTGCAAAGATAAAGTCCATTAAGAAAACATTAAGATCTTCTACTGTTTTAGCTTTCAAGGATGAACTTAAAGCAAGAAAGAGAGTTCTTCGGAGGCTCGG ATATGTTACAAGTGACAATGTGGTCGAGTTAAAAGGGAAGGTTGCTTGTGAAATTAGTAGTGCAGATGAATTGACTCTAACAGAACTAATGTTCAATGGTGTATTTAAGGACATAAAGGTGGAAGAGATGGTTTCTCTCCTCTCTTGTTTTGTCTGGCAGGAAAAAATTCAGGATGCTGCCAAACCTCGGGAAGAACTTGATCTGCTTTTTATGCAATTACAAGACACGGCACGGAGAGTTGCCCAACTTCAGCTGGAGTGCAAG GTGGAAATTGACGTGGAGAGTTTTGTGAAGTCGTTTAGGCCTGACATTATGGAGGCTGTTTATAGTTGGGCGAAAGGTTCAAAGTTTTATGAGATAATGGAAATCACTCAAGTCTTTGAAGGTAGTTTGATTAGAGCAATTAGACGACTTGAGGAAGTCCTTCAGCAATTAATAGCAGCAGCTAACTCAATTGGGGAAACTCAACTTGAGGCAAAGTTTGAAGAGGCTGTGTCCATGATCAAGAGGGACATTGTCTTTGCAGCATCCCTGTATTTGTAG